A region from the Azospirillum thiophilum genome encodes:
- a CDS encoding PLP-dependent aminotransferase family protein, translated as MTGERDTRTGAVMAAIRKKVSNRALASGDRLPSIRSFATTMGVSPSTVVEAYDRLAAEGLIRARRGSGFYVVGTASSPMTLAQAGPRQDRAVDPFWVSRQSLDADPAVLKPGCGWLPADWMPTEPLRRAVRTLARGEDATFTDYGGTRGSPALRRLLLGRFAEEGIDASPEQLLLTGSGTQATDLVCRFLLSPGDTVLIDDPCYFNFQALLRAHRVRIVGVPYTPSGPDIAAYETALATERPRLYITNSALHNPTGASLSPQTAHRLLRAAAAHDLTIVEDDIFADFEPAPSPRLAVLDGLDRVIRIGSFSKTLSASIRCGYIAARADWIEGLLDLQVATSFGGPSPVAAELIASVLAEGGYRKHMDELRRRLDRARRETAARLEPLGIRPWLMPRGGFYLWCRLPDGLDSAAIARKAVEQDVVLAPGNVFSVSQTAAAFLRFNVAQSNDPRVLAVLRQAMASLPAE; from the coding sequence ATGACGGGCGAGCGGGACACCCGCACCGGTGCGGTGATGGCGGCCATCCGGAAGAAGGTGTCGAACCGCGCCCTGGCGTCCGGCGACCGGCTGCCGTCGATCCGCAGCTTCGCCACGACCATGGGCGTGTCGCCGTCCACGGTGGTCGAGGCCTATGACCGCCTCGCGGCCGAGGGGCTGATCCGTGCCCGGCGCGGCTCCGGCTTCTATGTCGTCGGCACCGCCTCGTCCCCGATGACGCTGGCACAGGCGGGGCCGCGGCAGGACCGGGCCGTCGACCCTTTCTGGGTGTCGCGGCAATCGCTCGACGCCGATCCCGCCGTCCTGAAGCCCGGCTGCGGCTGGCTCCCCGCGGACTGGATGCCGACCGAGCCGCTGCGCCGCGCCGTCCGGACACTGGCGCGGGGGGAGGATGCGACGTTCACCGATTACGGCGGGACGCGCGGTTCGCCGGCCCTGCGCCGGCTCCTGCTCGGACGGTTCGCCGAGGAAGGCATCGACGCATCGCCCGAACAGCTGCTGCTGACCGGTTCGGGAACGCAGGCGACCGATCTGGTCTGCCGCTTCCTGCTGAGCCCGGGCGACACCGTGCTGATCGATGATCCCTGCTACTTCAATTTCCAGGCGCTGCTCCGGGCGCATCGGGTCCGGATCGTCGGCGTGCCCTACACGCCTTCCGGCCCCGACATCGCGGCTTACGAGACGGCGCTGGCCACCGAGCGGCCGCGCCTCTACATCACCAATTCGGCGCTCCACAACCCGACCGGCGCCAGCCTCTCACCGCAGACCGCCCACAGGCTTTTGCGTGCGGCCGCGGCTCATGACCTGACGATCGTCGAGGACGACATCTTCGCCGATTTCGAGCCGGCTCCCTCGCCGCGTCTGGCCGTGCTCGACGGCCTCGACCGCGTCATCCGGATCGGCAGCTTCTCGAAGACCCTGTCCGCCTCGATCCGCTGCGGCTACATCGCCGCGCGGGCGGATTGGATCGAAGGGCTGCTCGATCTCCAGGTGGCGACCAGCTTCGGCGGACCGAGCCCGGTCGCGGCGGAACTGATCGCCAGCGTTCTGGCGGAGGGCGGCTACCGCAAGCACATGGATGAGTTGCGCCGGCGCCTGGACCGGGCGAGACGCGAAACGGCCGCCCGACTGGAGCCCCTCGGCATCCGGCCATGGCTGATGCCGCGCGGCGGCTTCTACCTCTGGTGCCGGCTGCCCGACGGCCTCGATTCCGCCGCGATTGCCCGCAAGGCCGTCGAGCAGGACGTCGTCCTGGCACCCGGCAACGTGTTCAGCGTTTCGCAGACCGCCGCGGCCTTCCTGCGCTTCAACGTCGCGCAATCGAACGATCCGCGGGTTCTTGCGGTTCTCCGGCAGGCGATGGCCTCCCTTCCTGCAGAGTGA